Proteins encoded by one window of Sphaerodactylus townsendi isolate TG3544 linkage group LG02, MPM_Stown_v2.3, whole genome shotgun sequence:
- the CD28 gene encoding T-cell-specific surface glycoprotein CD28 — translation MALSIMILRILTAFSAIQLTSHAEKVIAVVQPPLLIAENKSATIFCSFTCNNRQTKTFKASLLKGTARNVEVCSVDWNKTSHNYNENLSEIGCRTQTNTTAVTFSLYNLSVAHTDIYVCKIEAVYPPPYHHSEGNGTVIHVKEEPWRADGLKYSSAMAIGLAIIACYGVAVTGALVYCWVRSKKKRFPQKDYHNMISWQLNSPKRNSQPSIPARTYTTYRFWEP, via the exons AAAAGGTCATCGCAGTAGTGCAGCCTCCGTTGCTCATAGCCGAGAACAAAAGCGCTACAATCTTCTGCAGCTTCACCTGTAACAACCGGCAGACAAAGACATTCAAAGCGTCACTGTTGAAAGGGACAGCCAGGAATGTGGAGGTGTGCTCAGTGGATTGGAATAAGACCTCTCACAATTACAATGAAAATCTGAGCGAAATCGGATGCCGTACGCAGACCAACACGACAGCAGTGACGTTCAGCCTGTACAACCTGAGTGTCGCTCATACGGATATTTACGTCTGCAAAATCGAGGCTGTATATCCACCGCCATATCACCACAGCGAGGGTAACGGCACTGTCATTCATGTGAAAGAAG AACCTTGGAGGGCAGACGGACTAAAATATTCCAGTGCTATGGCAATAGGTCTTGCCATTATCGCTTGTTATGGTGTGGCAGTAACAGGAGCTTTAGTCTACTGCTGG gtgagaagcaagaagaagagatTTCCTCAGAAGGATTATCACAACATGATTTCCTGGCAGCTTAACAGTCCAAAGAGGAACAGTCAACCAAGCATCCCAGCGAGGACTTATACTACTTATCGCTTTTGGGAGCCATGA